The Aeromicrobium yanjiei genome includes a region encoding these proteins:
- a CDS encoding phosphoenolpyruvate carboxykinase (GTP) has protein sequence MADVEAALDQAGLTNPHVREYVSYWADLTGAERVEVISASDDARLAQEALDAGELLPAGEGLYYSRSYHKDTARSEERTIVATSNPEDAGAYNNWRPSSEMKPLLEGKMRGASAGKTMYVVPYLMAPPGSPLEAYAAGVELTDSRTVVMHMIRMARVGIDYINDLADPNSFVRAVHVTGDLENLGHGTPDDARYFVTVADERTILHFGSSYGGNALLGKIAHGLRQAAYDGWASGKFLSEQFMLLGITDKETGKKYHICGGFPSASGKTNLAMTLAPDALGDRYYVDFYGDDIAWLWVDENDGKLYGMNPEFGVFGVAKDTNEATNPGALHSVDAGSGAIFTNIAYNPKTQEVWWEGKTPNPPEDVTGWEDWKGDLISERAEGDDSPWAHPNSRFTTTLSNVPNVAPDFNSPQGVPIDAIIFGGRTRDREPLIRAMTDLAEGVYDGLTLGAEATFAAEGVDGQLRYDPMSMRPFMSYPEGAYAAHWLKIISQANEMPLFAHVNWFQRGDDGRFLWPGYRENLRPLLWLMQLKAGEVSGRQTPVGIIPTKEELNLEGLDIPAEDLDTILTIDNARWQQEIENRDVHLAAFHGLPEEIWEAHRRVKAALEADA, from the coding sequence ATGGCAGATGTTGAGGCAGCACTGGACCAGGCTGGACTGACCAACCCGCACGTTCGCGAGTACGTCAGCTACTGGGCCGACCTGACCGGCGCGGAGCGGGTCGAGGTCATCAGCGCATCGGACGACGCACGACTCGCGCAGGAGGCACTGGACGCCGGAGAGCTCCTTCCGGCCGGTGAGGGTCTGTACTACTCCCGCAGCTACCACAAGGACACCGCGCGCTCCGAGGAGCGCACGATCGTCGCCACGAGCAACCCCGAGGACGCCGGCGCGTACAACAACTGGCGCCCCTCCTCGGAGATGAAGCCGCTGCTGGAGGGCAAGATGCGCGGCGCCTCGGCCGGCAAGACGATGTACGTCGTCCCCTACCTGATGGCCCCTCCCGGCTCGCCCCTCGAGGCGTACGCCGCGGGTGTCGAGCTGACCGACTCCCGCACGGTCGTCATGCACATGATCCGCATGGCCCGTGTCGGCATCGACTACATCAACGACCTCGCCGACCCCAACAGCTTCGTGCGCGCGGTCCACGTGACCGGTGACCTGGAGAACCTGGGACACGGCACGCCCGACGACGCCCGCTACTTCGTGACGGTCGCCGACGAGCGCACGATCTTGCACTTCGGCTCGTCGTACGGCGGAAACGCCCTGCTCGGCAAGATCGCCCACGGCCTGCGCCAGGCGGCATACGACGGCTGGGCCTCCGGCAAGTTCCTGTCCGAGCAGTTCATGCTGCTGGGCATCACGGACAAGGAGACCGGCAAGAAGTACCACATCTGTGGCGGCTTCCCGAGCGCCTCGGGCAAGACCAACCTCGCGATGACGCTGGCGCCCGACGCCCTGGGCGACCGCTACTACGTCGACTTCTACGGCGACGACATCGCGTGGCTGTGGGTCGACGAGAACGACGGCAAGCTCTACGGCATGAACCCCGAGTTCGGTGTGTTCGGCGTCGCGAAGGACACGAACGAGGCGACCAACCCGGGTGCGCTGCACTCGGTCGACGCCGGCTCGGGCGCGATCTTCACCAACATCGCGTACAACCCGAAGACGCAGGAGGTCTGGTGGGAGGGCAAGACGCCCAACCCGCCCGAGGACGTCACGGGCTGGGAGGACTGGAAGGGCGATCTCATCTCCGAGCGCGCCGAGGGCGACGACTCGCCGTGGGCGCACCCCAACAGCCGCTTCACGACGACGCTGTCCAACGTCCCCAACGTGGCGCCGGACTTCAACAGCCCGCAGGGCGTGCCGATCGACGCGATCATCTTCGGCGGTCGTACGCGTGACCGCGAGCCGCTGATCCGTGCGATGACCGATCTCGCCGAGGGCGTCTACGACGGCCTGACGCTGGGCGCCGAGGCGACGTTCGCCGCCGAGGGTGTCGACGGCCAGCTGCGCTACGACCCCATGTCGATGCGTCCGTTCATGTCCTACCCCGAGGGCGCGTACGCGGCTCACTGGCTGAAGATCATCAGCCAGGCCAACGAGATGCCGCTGTTCGCGCACGTCAACTGGTTCCAGCGCGGCGACGACGGCCGCTTCCTGTGGCCCGGCTACCGCGAGAACCTGCGTCCGCTGCTGTGGCTCATGCAGCTCAAGGCCGGCGAGGTCTCCGGGCGCCAGACGCCGGTCGGCATCATCCCGACCAAGGAGGAGCTCAACCTCGAGGGTCTGGACATCCCGGCGGAGGATCTCGACACGATCCTCACGATCGACAACGCCCGCTGGCAGCAGGAGATCGAGAACCGCGACGTGCACCTCGCCGCGTTCCACGGTCTGCCCGAGGAGATCTGGGAGGCGCACCGCCGGGTGAAGGCCGCTCTCGAGGCCGACGCCTGA
- a CDS encoding STAS domain-containing protein — MSLTISDRSAGDFHVVELAGDIDIDSARELRAHIVGCIADRSPRVVVDLTDVAFMDSSGLGALVGGWQLTREGGAFRIAGANPVVRRVLSITGMEDVFDLYPTVDDATSR; from the coding sequence ATGAGCCTGACCATCTCCGACCGGTCCGCGGGCGACTTCCATGTCGTCGAGCTGGCCGGTGACATCGACATCGACTCCGCGCGCGAGCTCCGCGCCCACATCGTCGGGTGCATCGCCGACCGCTCCCCGCGGGTCGTCGTCGACCTGACCGACGTCGCGTTCATGGACTCCTCGGGCCTCGGGGCCCTCGTCGGCGGGTGGCAGCTGACCCGCGAGGGCGGCGCCTTCCGCATCGCCGGCGCGAACCCGGTCGTGCGTCGCGTCCTGTCGATCACGGGGATGGAAGACGTCTTCGATCTCTACCCCACGGTGGACGACGCGACCAGCCGCTGA
- a CDS encoding SpoIIE family protein phosphatase: MIPDPLGPLDHSPAYPAADLTNCEREPIHIPGAIQPHGLLLALDHERRVVMGSRNTEQLLGRPIDELLGLEVRDVLGAGPATAVAAALAGGDLSAPLRATLAPNLGKLGSAEVDLVVHRSGTRTVVEVEPVWGQETSQTVSYRSARAAVTRLTGTSTTAGLCEQLAHEIRQVTGFDRVMVYRFDDAWNGEVVAEDRREDLNPFLGLHYPSTDIPAQARRLYTVNWTRLIADILYEPVALEPVLDPATGAPLDLSHSVLRSVSPIHVEYLSNMGVSASMSVSMVKDGQLWGLVACHHYSGPHRVPFDARSAAEFLGQTASQLIDDRERADNHADELSASVLLARLTASLAGDPRPVYDALLSDPRLLELVDASGVALWVDGQLSTVGEVPSEPVLHRIARAVGADDDKVTASNHLGALAPELAETSAVAAGALHLGNGPDRWMMWLRPEVEQTVDWGGDPTNKALALAEDPQVRLSPRKSFEKWRQVVRGQSAPWRPWEIDVVESLRQYLSAQLLRRTHEHTALAESLQRAVVLEETPQFDGVDVLARYRPAKGSRLGGDWWDAFSLPDGRIVLTVGDVAGHGVTAATAMAQVRTALRAYMIDGSSPAACVDKLDVLVAALLPGQTATVVVLVVDPATGRVEVANAGHPPALLLKDGGSTLVAPAGRPLLGVDFGEAGTDELVLAPGDVLLLYTDGLVERRGVEIDSSIERLGRAAVTSDHTGTLDTWITDLLTAVPGTLDDDLTVVALRTTGALA; encoded by the coding sequence TTGATCCCCGATCCTCTCGGTCCTCTCGACCACTCTCCCGCCTATCCGGCCGCCGATCTGACCAACTGCGAGAGGGAGCCGATCCACATCCCGGGGGCGATCCAGCCCCATGGGCTCCTGCTCGCACTCGACCACGAGCGCCGCGTCGTCATGGGCTCGCGCAACACCGAGCAGCTGCTCGGGCGGCCCATCGACGAGCTCCTCGGTCTCGAGGTCCGCGACGTGCTCGGTGCCGGACCGGCCACGGCCGTCGCGGCCGCGCTGGCCGGCGGAGACCTGTCGGCCCCGCTGCGCGCGACCCTGGCACCCAACCTCGGCAAGCTTGGCTCGGCCGAGGTCGACCTGGTCGTGCACCGGTCCGGCACCCGCACGGTGGTGGAGGTCGAGCCCGTCTGGGGCCAGGAGACGTCCCAGACGGTGTCCTACCGCTCGGCGCGGGCGGCCGTCACTCGCCTGACCGGCACGTCCACGACCGCCGGGCTGTGCGAGCAGCTCGCCCACGAGATCCGGCAGGTCACCGGCTTCGACCGCGTCATGGTCTATCGCTTCGACGATGCCTGGAACGGCGAGGTGGTGGCCGAGGACCGTCGCGAGGACCTCAACCCGTTCCTCGGCCTGCACTATCCATCGACCGACATCCCGGCGCAGGCGCGACGGCTCTACACGGTCAACTGGACCCGGCTCATCGCCGACATCCTCTACGAGCCGGTCGCGCTGGAGCCCGTCCTCGATCCCGCGACCGGCGCGCCACTCGACCTGTCGCACTCGGTCCTGCGCAGCGTCTCGCCGATCCACGTCGAGTACCTCTCCAACATGGGCGTGTCGGCGTCGATGTCGGTCTCGATGGTCAAGGACGGACAGCTCTGGGGCCTCGTCGCGTGCCACCACTACTCCGGACCGCATCGCGTGCCGTTCGACGCCCGCTCGGCTGCGGAGTTCCTCGGCCAGACCGCGTCGCAGCTCATCGACGACCGTGAGCGCGCCGACAACCACGCCGACGAGCTCAGCGCGAGCGTGCTGCTCGCCCGCCTCACCGCATCGTTGGCCGGCGACCCGCGGCCCGTCTACGACGCGCTGCTGTCCGATCCGCGGCTCCTCGAGCTGGTCGACGCCTCGGGCGTCGCGCTATGGGTCGATGGCCAGCTGAGCACCGTGGGCGAGGTCCCGAGCGAGCCCGTCCTGCACCGCATCGCTCGCGCGGTCGGGGCCGACGACGACAAGGTCACCGCCAGCAACCACCTCGGGGCGCTCGCTCCCGAGCTCGCCGAGACGTCCGCCGTCGCGGCCGGGGCGCTGCACCTCGGCAACGGTCCGGACCGGTGGATGATGTGGCTGCGGCCCGAGGTCGAGCAGACCGTCGACTGGGGCGGCGACCCCACCAACAAGGCGCTGGCGCTCGCGGAGGACCCACAGGTCCGGCTGAGCCCCCGCAAGTCGTTCGAGAAGTGGCGCCAGGTCGTCCGCGGCCAGAGCGCGCCGTGGCGGCCCTGGGAGATCGACGTCGTGGAGAGCCTTCGCCAGTACCTCTCGGCCCAGCTGCTGCGACGCACGCACGAGCACACGGCGCTGGCCGAGTCGCTGCAGCGCGCCGTGGTGCTCGAGGAGACACCGCAGTTCGACGGCGTCGACGTGCTGGCCCGCTACCGGCCCGCCAAGGGCAGCCGCCTGGGCGGGGACTGGTGGGACGCGTTCAGCCTGCCCGACGGCCGCATCGTGCTGACCGTGGGCGACGTCGCGGGCCACGGCGTCACCGCCGCGACCGCGATGGCCCAGGTGCGCACGGCCCTGCGGGCGTACATGATCGACGGCAGCTCCCCCGCCGCGTGCGTCGACAAGCTCGACGTGCTGGTCGCCGCGCTGCTGCCTGGTCAGACCGCGACGGTCGTCGTGCTCGTGGTCGACCCCGCGACCGGCCGCGTCGAGGTCGCCAACGCCGGGCACCCGCCGGCGCTGCTGCTCAAGGACGGCGGCAGCACCCTCGTGGCGCCCGCGGGCCGCCCGCTGCTCGGCGTCGACTTCGGTGAGGCCGGGACCGACGAGCTCGTGCTCGCACCCGGCGACGTCCTGCTGTTGTACACCGACGGACTGGTCGAACGCCGCGGTGTCGAGATCGACTCGTCGATCGAGCGGCTGGGCCGCGCTGCGGTCACGTCGGACCACACCGGCACGCTCGACACCTGGATCACCGACCTGCTGACGGCCGTCCCGGGCACTCTCGACGACGACCTGACCGTGGTCGCCCTCCGCACGACAGGAGCCCTGGCATGA
- a CDS encoding SpoIIE family protein phosphatase — MSGDQRDLFDHAPCGYVELDADGRIVAANHAFLAMVDRPHDDVVGKESFSDLLSPGSSGDHETHVRAELQAHGSVHEIAVDLVRPDGAEVPAMISANLRGDGRKQTTRMIVFEARERRRHEEELLQARRAAEEAEHLTAALAATLQATFVPPSIGDVPGLEIAGAYRPAGDGTVIGGDFYDVFQIRTGEWVVALGDVAGKGVEAAVLTSFVRHSIRALAVRYDSPAEVLRELNTALLAHGSDRFCTVVLLRLLKEDDQWLVSVSSGGHPLPLLVAQEGAVVEIGASGSLVGVLATPQLDDGRGTIGPGDRVVLFTDGVTDARRDDEPFGIERLRSLVATPLPTAAETTDLILDEVLTFQEGSARDDIAIVTVRVLGPDEETTSDVRVAARQMDLEAKNQALLALQAEAPAPDGEPDQQH; from the coding sequence ATGAGCGGCGACCAGCGGGACCTGTTCGACCACGCGCCGTGCGGCTACGTGGAGCTCGACGCGGACGGACGGATCGTCGCGGCCAATCACGCATTCCTCGCCATGGTGGACCGCCCCCACGACGACGTCGTCGGCAAGGAGTCCTTCTCGGACCTGCTCTCCCCGGGCTCCTCGGGCGATCACGAGACCCACGTCCGCGCGGAGCTGCAGGCGCACGGCAGCGTCCACGAGATCGCGGTCGACCTGGTGCGACCCGACGGGGCCGAGGTCCCGGCCATGATCAGCGCCAACCTGCGCGGCGACGGCCGCAAGCAGACCACGCGGATGATCGTCTTCGAGGCCCGTGAGCGGCGCCGCCACGAGGAGGAGCTGCTGCAGGCCCGCCGGGCAGCCGAGGAGGCCGAGCACCTGACCGCGGCCCTGGCCGCGACGCTGCAGGCGACCTTCGTCCCGCCGTCGATCGGCGACGTCCCGGGCCTGGAGATCGCCGGTGCGTACCGTCCGGCGGGCGACGGCACCGTGATCGGTGGCGACTTCTACGACGTCTTCCAGATCCGCACGGGCGAGTGGGTCGTCGCCCTCGGCGACGTGGCCGGCAAGGGGGTCGAGGCCGCGGTCCTCACCTCGTTCGTCCGGCACTCGATCCGCGCCCTCGCCGTGCGGTACGACTCGCCCGCGGAGGTGCTGCGCGAGCTCAACACCGCGCTCCTGGCGCACGGCAGCGACCGGTTCTGCACCGTCGTTCTCCTGCGCCTGCTCAAGGAGGACGACCAGTGGCTGGTGTCGGTCAGCTCCGGCGGCCATCCCCTGCCGCTGCTGGTGGCCCAGGAGGGCGCGGTCGTGGAGATCGGCGCCTCCGGGTCGCTCGTGGGCGTTCTCGCGACCCCGCAGCTCGACGACGGACGCGGCACGATCGGACCCGGTGACCGGGTCGTGCTGTTCACCGACGGGGTGACCGATGCGCGGCGCGACGACGAGCCGTTCGGCATCGAGCGGCTGAGGTCGCTCGTGGCCACCCCACTGCCGACCGCGGCCGAGACCACCGACCTGATCCTCGACGAGGTGCTCACGTTCCAGGAGGGCAGCGCCCGCGACGACATCGCGATCGTGACGGTCAGGGTGCTGGGCCCCGACGAGGAGACGACCTCGGACGTCCGAGTAGCCGCCAGGCAGATGGACCTGGAGGCCAAGAACCAGGCGCTGCTCGCGCTCCAGGCCGAGGCACCGGCCCCCGACGGGGAGCCCGACCAGCAGCACTGA
- a CDS encoding ATP-dependent DNA ligase, with the protein MHAQEVEFSVLPYPQEPMLARPVHDLPDVEDLPGGAVFEPKFDGYRGLIFVQDGHCRIQSRTGRDVTRAFPDIAAAAIDSLPSGVVLDGELVVWGDSTCDFSELQRRLDGDVPDGRMGAHPASFIAFDVLAGAGMDMRNSPLRVRRQALTILLGDVPAPLHVVPQTRDRVEADQWMANYAEANVGVEGVVVKGLSTTYAGGDRGWLKLRIQDSVEGVVVAISGSLRAPRRLVLGLPGPDGTAELVGCTTELTLPQSRRMGAHLARAADDHPWSAGLASTDVPGWPADSPAELLLVDPSTVVEVAADSLETGPWTEAHELVRVRPELQATEVDVIR; encoded by the coding sequence GTGCACGCCCAGGAAGTGGAGTTCTCCGTGTTGCCGTACCCGCAGGAGCCGATGCTCGCGCGGCCGGTTCACGACCTGCCGGACGTCGAGGACCTTCCTGGCGGCGCGGTCTTCGAGCCGAAGTTCGACGGCTACCGCGGGCTGATCTTCGTGCAGGACGGCCACTGCCGCATCCAGTCCCGCACCGGTCGGGACGTCACCCGCGCCTTCCCCGACATCGCCGCGGCCGCGATCGACTCCCTGCCGTCGGGCGTCGTGCTCGACGGCGAGCTGGTGGTGTGGGGTGACAGCACCTGTGACTTCAGCGAGCTGCAGCGCCGCCTCGACGGCGACGTCCCCGACGGCCGCATGGGCGCGCACCCTGCGTCGTTCATCGCCTTCGACGTGCTCGCTGGCGCGGGGATGGACATGCGCAACAGTCCCCTGCGCGTACGCCGCCAGGCGCTCACGATCCTGCTGGGCGACGTGCCTGCACCGCTGCACGTCGTCCCGCAGACCCGCGATCGCGTCGAGGCCGATCAGTGGATGGCCAACTATGCCGAGGCCAACGTCGGGGTCGAGGGCGTCGTCGTCAAGGGGCTCAGCACGACGTACGCCGGGGGCGACCGAGGCTGGCTCAAGCTGCGCATCCAGGACTCGGTCGAGGGCGTCGTCGTCGCGATCTCGGGGTCGCTGCGCGCCCCGCGCCGTCTGGTGCTGGGGCTGCCCGGTCCTGACGGCACCGCCGAGCTGGTCGGCTGCACCACCGAGCTGACCCTGCCGCAGAGCCGACGCATGGGCGCCCACCTGGCCCGGGCCGCCGACGACCACCCGTGGTCGGCCGGCCTGGCGTCCACCGACGTGCCCGGCTGGCCCGCCGACTCGCCCGCGGAGCTGCTGCTCGTCGACCCGTCGACGGTCGTCGAGGTCGCCGCGGACTCCCTCGAGACCGGGCCGTGGACCGAGGCGCACGAGCTCGTCCGCGTGCGCCCCGAGCTGCAGGCGACCGAGGTCGACGTCATCCGCTGA
- a CDS encoding TraR/DksA family transcriptional regulator, translating to MSAELQQPAPSPWTADELDSIREGLESAVLRIEAELALIGSDLGTTAGAPPLEVLVDDLDVASQRAEMLQDAVQAENLAAILAQTQHVLDRLSAGHYGVCESCAGGIGRPRLEAFPRATLCIGCAH from the coding sequence ATGAGCGCTGAACTCCAGCAACCCGCCCCGTCACCCTGGACCGCCGACGAGCTGGACTCGATCCGTGAGGGTCTGGAGTCCGCGGTGCTACGCATCGAGGCCGAGCTCGCGCTGATCGGATCCGATCTCGGCACCACCGCCGGCGCACCGCCCCTCGAGGTGCTTGTGGACGACCTCGACGTGGCGTCACAGCGCGCCGAGATGCTGCAGGACGCCGTCCAGGCCGAGAACCTCGCGGCGATCCTCGCCCAGACGCAGCACGTCCTCGATCGCCTGTCCGCGGGCCACTACGGGGTGTGCGAGTCCTGCGCGGGTGGGATCGGGCGGCCGCGGCTCGAGGCGTTCCCCCGCGCGACACTCTGCATCGGCTGCGCCCACTGA
- the ligD gene encoding non-homologous end-joining DNA ligase — MARSSAADTVSVAGRRLRLTHPDKVIYPETGTTKADVIAYYQQIAPYLLPHIRGRIVTRKRWVDGVGTDSAPGSVFFEKNLPDSAPSWIRRVEIHHREHVNTYPVFEDAAALAWAGQVAALELHVPQWRVDRDGTPQNPDRFVLDLDPGPGAGLPECVEVAKRAKKLLADLDLTTYPVTSGSKGIHLYAPLDGSHDSDYMNAFAKEVAKALEAELPDLVVSSMRKSERGGKVLVDWSQNNGNKTTIAPYSLRGTTTPRVAVPRTWREMTDSLEQLTLDQVVARMKRRKDPMADLSEHAADPDEPDRLETYRSMRDPDKTPEPVPADRPAPSEGRSFVIQEHHASSLHWDFRLEHDGVLVSWALPKGVPTDTGKNHLAVQTEDHPLSYATFEGTIPKGEYGGGEVTIWDHGTYELEKWKAREVIATLSGTKDGGLGGRRKYALIHTNKNQWLIHRMKIT; from the coding sequence ATGGCCCGCAGCAGCGCCGCCGACACCGTGTCGGTCGCTGGGCGTCGTCTGCGTCTGACGCATCCGGACAAGGTCATCTATCCCGAGACCGGGACGACCAAGGCCGACGTCATCGCCTACTACCAGCAGATCGCTCCCTACCTGCTGCCGCACATCCGGGGCCGCATCGTGACCCGCAAGCGCTGGGTCGACGGCGTCGGCACGGACAGTGCACCCGGCAGCGTGTTCTTCGAGAAGAACCTTCCCGACTCCGCGCCCTCGTGGATCCGCCGCGTCGAGATCCACCACCGCGAGCACGTCAACACGTACCCCGTCTTCGAGGACGCGGCCGCGCTCGCCTGGGCCGGCCAGGTCGCGGCGCTCGAGCTGCACGTCCCGCAGTGGCGGGTCGACCGCGACGGGACGCCCCAGAACCCCGACCGGTTCGTGCTCGACCTCGACCCCGGTCCCGGCGCCGGCCTGCCCGAGTGCGTCGAGGTGGCCAAGCGCGCCAAGAAGCTGCTCGCCGACCTCGACCTCACGACGTACCCGGTCACGAGCGGCAGCAAGGGCATCCACCTCTACGCACCGCTGGACGGCTCGCACGACTCGGACTACATGAACGCCTTCGCCAAGGAGGTCGCCAAGGCGCTGGAGGCCGAGCTGCCCGATCTCGTGGTCAGCTCGATGCGCAAGAGTGAGCGCGGCGGCAAGGTGCTCGTGGACTGGAGCCAGAACAACGGCAACAAGACCACGATCGCCCCCTACTCGCTGCGCGGGACCACCACGCCGCGCGTCGCGGTACCCCGCACGTGGCGCGAGATGACCGACTCGCTGGAGCAGCTCACGCTGGACCAGGTCGTCGCCCGCATGAAGCGGCGCAAGGACCCCATGGCCGACCTGTCCGAGCACGCCGCCGATCCCGACGAGCCGGACCGCCTCGAGACGTACCGCTCGATGCGCGATCCCGACAAGACCCCGGAGCCCGTCCCGGCCGATCGCCCCGCGCCCTCCGAGGGCCGGTCCTTCGTGATCCAGGAGCACCACGCGAGCAGCCTGCACTGGGACTTCCGGCTCGAGCACGACGGCGTCCTGGTGTCGTGGGCCCTGCCGAAGGGCGTCCCGACCGACACCGGCAAGAATCATCTCGCGGTGCAGACCGAGGACCACCCCCTGTCGTACGCGACCTTCGAGGGAACGATCCCGAAGGGCGAGTACGGAGGTGGGGAGGTCACCATCTGGGACCACGGCACGTACGAGCTCGAGAAGTGGAAGGCTCGAGAGGTCATTGCCACCCTGAGTGGTACCAAGGACGGCGGGCTCGGCGGCCGTCGCAAGTACGCGCTGATCCACACCAACAAGAACCAGTGGCTCATCCACCGGATGAAGATCACTTGA
- a CDS encoding sigma-70 family RNA polymerase sigma factor codes for MNSAPVTSSNSASSSSHEQSDDTAALIEAAASAGPAERAALEDEVVRRHLGLARHLAGRYAGRGIDREDLVQVANFALVKSIRGFRHDRGEFVPFATVTILGEIKKHFRDHGWGVRPPRRIQQLQADISSASERIFHAEGHAPDAAQIAAELGADLADVNEAMAARGCFSPTSLDQPVRDGGQPLGETLRWDESAFSFIDDWVTVGPLCRDLADDERELIRLRFVEDKTQQEIADLVGVSQMQVSRRLAKLLDQLRTKAAVADVA; via the coding sequence GTGAACTCTGCTCCCGTTACATCCAGCAACTCCGCGTCGTCCAGCTCCCACGAGCAGTCGGACGACACCGCGGCACTCATCGAAGCAGCTGCTTCGGCCGGACCGGCCGAGCGCGCAGCACTCGAGGACGAGGTCGTCCGTCGACACCTCGGCCTCGCGCGCCACCTGGCCGGCCGCTATGCCGGTCGGGGCATCGACCGCGAGGACCTCGTGCAGGTCGCCAACTTCGCCCTGGTGAAGTCGATCCGCGGCTTCCGTCACGACCGGGGAGAGTTCGTCCCCTTCGCGACGGTGACGATCCTCGGTGAGATCAAGAAGCACTTCCGGGACCACGGCTGGGGCGTTCGTCCCCCGCGGCGGATCCAGCAGCTGCAGGCCGACATCTCCTCCGCCTCCGAGCGCATCTTCCACGCCGAGGGCCACGCGCCCGACGCCGCGCAGATCGCTGCGGAGCTCGGTGCGGACCTGGCCGACGTCAACGAGGCCATGGCCGCACGCGGCTGCTTCTCCCCGACGTCGCTGGACCAGCCGGTCCGCGACGGCGGACAGCCGCTCGGTGAGACCCTGCGGTGGGACGAGTCGGCATTCTCGTTCATCGACGACTGGGTCACGGTCGGCCCGTTGTGCCGCGATCTCGCCGACGACGAGCGCGAGCTCATCCGGCTGCGATTCGTGGAGGACAAGACCCAGCAGGAGATCGCCGATCTCGTCGGCGTGAGCCAGATGCAGGTGTCCCGCCGGCTGGCCAAGCTGCTGGACCAGCTGCGTACCAAGGCCGCAGTCGCCGACGTCGCTTGA
- a CDS encoding GAF and ANTAR domain-containing protein → MDSSTFFAQMALDLHDEPNAERTIERIAEYAQVATGCDDAGIMLVHARNQIETAAATSSRVGESHNLQIIHDEGPCLDAIDGEAHYSSSDVARDPRWQKWGPSVAELGIRSVLSVRLETRSRRYGSLNLYAERVDAFDDDDLAVATVFVRHASVALANAHNEEGLQLAIDARKLIGQAQGILMERFDIDADRAFEFLRRQSQTHNVKLRYVAEWVVQHRGSPDATFSGPVPDGVAGR, encoded by the coding sequence GTGGACAGCTCGACGTTCTTCGCGCAGATGGCACTGGACCTGCACGACGAGCCCAATGCCGAGCGTACGATCGAGCGGATCGCGGAGTACGCCCAGGTCGCCACCGGCTGCGACGACGCCGGCATCATGCTCGTGCACGCGCGCAACCAGATCGAGACCGCCGCCGCGACGTCCAGCCGCGTCGGTGAGTCCCACAACCTGCAGATCATCCACGACGAGGGACCGTGCCTCGACGCGATCGACGGCGAGGCTCACTACTCCTCCTCCGACGTGGCCCGCGACCCCCGCTGGCAGAAGTGGGGGCCCTCGGTTGCCGAGCTGGGCATCCGCAGCGTCCTGAGCGTGCGCCTGGAGACGCGGTCACGCCGTTACGGCTCGCTCAACCTGTACGCCGAGCGGGTGGACGCATTCGACGACGACGACCTGGCCGTCGCGACCGTCTTCGTGCGTCACGCGTCGGTGGCGTTGGCCAATGCGCACAACGAGGAGGGCCTGCAGCTCGCGATCGACGCGCGCAAGCTCATCGGCCAGGCGCAGGGCATCCTCATGGAACGCTTCGACATCGACGCCGACCGGGCCTTTGAGTTCCTGCGCCGCCAGTCGCAGACCCACAACGTCAAGCTCCGCTACGTCGCGGAGTGGGTCGTGCAGCACCGTGGCTCGCCCGATGCGACCTTCTCCGGTCCCGTCCCCGACGGCGTCGCGGGCCGCTAG